A genomic stretch from Telopea speciosissima isolate NSW1024214 ecotype Mountain lineage chromosome 7, Tspe_v1, whole genome shotgun sequence includes:
- the LOC122667525 gene encoding elongation factor Tu, mitochondrial, whose amino-acid sequence MASAALRNPNSKRLIGLCSPVYSCCRGAFLHQLSTSESLYGSDIISDIGPWWRSMATFTRTKPHVNVGTVGHVDHGKTTLTAAITKVLSEEGKAKAVAFDEIDKAPEEKKRGITIATAHVEYETAKRHYAHVDCPGHADYVKNMITGAAQMDGGILVVSAPDGPMPQTKEHILLARQVGVPSLVCFLNKVDAVDDPELLELVEMELRELLSFYKFPGDEIPIIRGSALSALQGTNEEIGRKAILKLMEAVDEYIPEPVRQLDKSFLMPVEDVFSIQGRGTVVTGRVEQGTIKVGEDVEILGLMQGGPLKTTVTGVEMFKKILDHGQAGDNVGLLLRGLKREDVQRGQVVAKPGSVKTYKRFEAEIYVLTKDEGGRHTAFFSNYRPQFYLRTADVTGKVELPENVKMVMPGDNVTAVFELISPVPLEAGQRFALREGGRTVGAGVVSKVMG is encoded by the exons ATGGCGTCAGCTGCTCTGAGGAATCCTAATTCTAAGCGCCTGATCGGCTTGTGTTCTCCTGTCTACTCATGCTGTCGAGGAGCATTTCTGCATCAATTATCCACTTCTGAATCACTTTACGGAAGTGATATAATCTCGGATATCGGACCATGGTGGAGATCCATGGCCACATTTACGCGAAC GAAACCTCATGTGAATGTGGGGACCGTTGGGCATGTTGATCATGGGAAAACTACACTTACTGCTGCAATTACAAAG GTGCTATCAGAAGAAGGAAAAGCTAAGGCTGTTGCATTTGATGAGATCGACAAGGCTCCtgaggagaaaaagagaggaattaCTATTGCGACG GCCCATGTTGAGTATGAAACTGCAAAACGGCATTACGCGCATGTCGATTGTCCAGGACATGCAGATTATGTTAAG AATATGATTACTGGAGCAGCTCAGATGGATGGGGGCATTCTGGTTGTATCTGCCCCGGATGGACCCATGCCGCAGACAAAGGAACATATTCTGCTAGCTCGCCAG GTTGGTGTGCCATCATTGGTGTGCTTTCTAAATAAGGTTGATGCTGTTGATGATCCAGAGTTATTGGAACTTGTGGAAATGGAACTCCGTG AGCTTCTAAGTTTTTACAAGTTCCCTGGAGATGAAATTCCAATTATTCGGGGTTCGGCCCTGTCTGCTTTACAGGGCACAAATGAAGAAATAGGGAGGAAGGCTATTTTAAAATTAATGGAAGCTGTAGATGAATACATACCTGAACCTGTTCGCCAACTTGACAAGTCTTTCCTAATGCCAGTTGAGGATGTGTTCTCAATCCAG GGACGTGGAACAGTTGTGACCGGCCGTGTTGAGCAAGGGACCATCAAAGTTGGAGAGGATGTTGAAATTTTGGGATTAATGCAG GGTGGTCCTCTGAAGACTACAGTCACCGGCGTGGAGATGTTCAAGAAGATCTTGGATCATGGGCAG GCTGGAGACAACGTGGGCCTCCTTCTACGTGGATTAAAACGTGAAGATGTACAGAGAGGACAG GTTGTGGCCAAGCCTGGTAGTGTGAAAACATACAAGAGGTTTGAGGCAGAAATATATGTTCTTACGAAGGATGAAGGCGGTCGTCATACTGCTTTCTTCTCAAATTATAGACCTCAGTTTTACTTGAGGACTGCAGATGTTACTGGGAAGGTGGAATTACCTGAAAATGTTAAGATGGTGATGCCTGGTGATAATGTGACTGCAGTTTTTGAGTTGATTTCACCTGTTCCACTTGAAGCAG